In Juglans regia cultivar Chandler chromosome 13, Walnut 2.0, whole genome shotgun sequence, the following proteins share a genomic window:
- the LOC109020830 gene encoding uncharacterized protein LOC109020830 — MATPAPRLGICTVLSESKRILNAHARHFLALSVLFLLPLSFSLVVYPTLIQLLTDPTPNNSQVLLRSLPFNFHDHHHQQQPPISSNSLILSLLYTVFVLAFSLFAFGSITFSVFHGFYGRPVKLVSAIKSIFTSFLPLLVTVIISQVVVSLLAIAFGLFLFFVTRVIELFGIEVEYSSPYFVTFYGVVLLLLAMVFVYLQVNWTLACVVVVVESSWGFEPLRRSASLIKGMRGVALSLLLFFGTFAGIVVWTGAVSAVGSDGASEGWRSWGFVVQIVATSTLLMLLLLYNAAANTVLYMYCKAIHGELAIEIAEEFAREYVSLPFDDGKVPHVVSVVIS, encoded by the coding sequence ATGGCGACCCCAGCACCGCGTCTGGGCATCTGCACGGTTCTCTCTGAATCGAAGCGCATCCTCAATGCACACGCTCGTCACTTCCTCGCCCTCTCCGTCCTctttctcctccctctctccttctccCTCGTCGTCTACCCGACGCTTATACAACTCCTTACCGATCCCACGCCTAACAACTCCCAAGTCCTCCTCAGATCTCTCCCTTTTAATTTCCATgaccatcatcatcaacaacAACCACCCATCTCCTCCAACTCCCTTatcctctctctcctctacaCCGTCTTCGTCTTAGCCTTCTCTCTCTTCGCTTTCGGCTCCATCACCTTCAGCGTCTTCCACGGCTTCTATGGCCGACCCGTCAAGCTTGTCTCCGCAATCAAATCAATTTTCACTTCTTTCTTGCCCCTCTTGGTGACGGTCATCATTTCCCAGGTCGTTGTCTCTCTGCTTGCCATTGCTTTTGGGCTTTTCTTGTTCTTCGTAACGAGAGTGATCGAGCTGTTTGGGATTGAGGTCGAGTATTCTTCACCTTATTTTGTAACGTTTTACGGGGTTGTGTTGCTTCTTTTGGCTATGGTATTTGTATATTTGCAAGTGAATTGGACCCTCGCATGTGTGGTTGTGGTGGTGGAATCTAGCTGGGGTTTCGAGCCGCTGAGGCGGAGTGCGAGTTTGATCAAGGGTATGAGAGGGGTAGCGCTGTCGTTGTTATTGTTTTTTGGGACTTTTGCGGGGATTGTGGTTTGGACGGGTGCGGTTTCGGCGGTGGGATCGGATGGAGCAAGTGAAGGGTGGAGAAGTTGGGGGTTTGTTGTGCAAATTGTGGCGACCTCCACTTTGCTTATGCTACTTCTGCTTTACAATGCCGCAGCGAACACGGTGTTGTATATGTATTGCAAGGCAATTCATGGGGAGCTAGCCATCGAGATTGCTGAGGAGTTTGCTAGGGAGTATGTTAGCTTGCCATTTGATGATGGGAAGGTCCCTCATGTAGTTTCAGTTGTGATAAGTTGA